Within Romboutsia sp. CE17, the genomic segment AGAAAAATCAGACGACAGAAAATATACAGTAGAATTAAATAGTGTAGATTCAGATATAAAATTAAACTATGATGTAAATGTACCTATACCAAATGTTACACCACATAACTTTACAGTAAATGTAAAATTAGTAGATGCACCAGAACTTGAAGAAGTTACTTCTTATACATTAAAAAATAAAATAGAGTATGTAAAAGATGGGGAAATAATAACTTCTGGACATGGATATCAGTCTTTGAGAGATTCATTATCAGAAGATGCTTTAATAGAAGTTAAAAATAATAAAACATACATGACGCTTGAATTTACTGAATCTAACTATGCACTTATAGATAATGTAGTAATAACAGTAGATGGGACTGATTATAAATTAGAAAAATCAGACGACAGAAAATATACAGTAGAAATAAATGGTGTAGATTCAGATATAAAATTAAACTATGACGTAAATGTACCTGTGCCAAATGTACCACCACATAACTTTACAGTAAACGTAAAATTAGTAGATACACCAGAGGTAGAGCAACCTGAAACAGAGCAAAAACCTGAAACAGAACAAAAACCTGAAACAGAACAAAAACCTGAAACAGAACAAAAACCTGAAACAGAACAAAAACCTGAAACAGAACAAACAGATAAAATAAAAAATGGTACTTATACAGTTTCAAATAAGGTAGAATATGTAGGCGATGGAAATTCTGAAATAGGAAATCAAATGGCTCGTAATGCAGTGGCTGAAGAATCTAAATTAGTAGTTAAAGATGGTAAGATAACTGCTACATTAAATTTTACAGCAGATTTATATGAGTACATAAGTAACTTTAGAGTAAGTGTTGATGGAAAAAATGTAACTGTAAATGTTGATAAAACAAATAAATCAATAAGCTTTGAAATGCCATCTATAGATTCAGAAGTAATAGTTACAATGAATGTATCTATGATGGGAAGAGATGTTAGCTTTAAGACTATATTCGATAAAAGTACATTAGAATATGGAGATAACGCTACAAACAACGAAAATACAAACAACGGAAATACAAACAACGGAAATACAAACAACAATACTTCAAACAATGGAAATACAAACAATAACACAAACAATTCTACTGATAGTGAAACTAAAGTAGAAAGTACAGTTAAAAAAGGTAAATTATATACTATACAAAATACAGTATCTCACTCTAGTGAAACAGGAAAGCAAATGGCTAGAAAATATTTAAATTCTACATCTAAAGTAGAGATAGTAGATGGAGAAACTTATGTAACATTAACTTTTACAGGGGCAAGCTTTATGCAAAATCATGCTATATATGTAAATGGAAGTAAGGTATCTCATACAGTTGTATCAAAATCAAGAGATGGCATAAGCTTAAGATTTAAAGTATCTGAATTAAGTGATTCTATAAAAGTTGGAATGTACGTAATACCAATGTCTAGAAATATAGAATTTGGAGTTAATTTATTAGAAGATACATTAACATTTGTAAAAGATTTTGATTTAAATGCAGATGGAAGCTTACCACAAACAGGTTCAGCTATTGACTCTAGTGTAGTTATGGGAGCTGGAGCTATGATGATGGCTGCTGGTGTTTTAGGAAGAAGAAAAAGAAAGTAGGAATTTAAATGAAATCATTTAAATATATATCAAAAAGTAAAATAAGCAAATTGTTTTCATTATTTTTAATAGGAATAATGGCTTTAACTTCAAATTTTGCTTATGCAGACAATAATAATGAAATAGCAAGTGGAATATACACGTTAGCTAATGAAACAAAGTATTTAGACGGGAATGAAATAGGGGATTCTATGGCAAGGTCATATACAGATGAAAATATGACTCTTGAAAAGAGAGATGGAAAGATCTATTATACAGTAGGTCTTTCTGGAGCTCAATATATGGATAATCATAGAATTTTTATTAATGATGAAAGCGTAGAATTTGAAAAAGTAGAAGAAAATTCAGAAGAAGGAACGATAAAGTTAAGATTTGAAGTGACAAGTCCTGATGATAATATACTTATACAAATGTACGTAGATGCTATGGGTAGAGATGTTGAATATCAATTAATACCTAATTTAGATTCACTAGAGTTAGTTGAGGCTTTTGAAGAATCTACACCTGAAGAAACTAAAGAAGTTGAAACTTCAAGTGAAGATACAGAAAGTGAAAATACCGAAACTCAAGTTAAAGAATCTTCTCAAAATAATTCAAGTAACGTAATGATAATTGGTGTAGTAGTTATTTTAGCGATAGTAATAATATTTGTATTATTTAAGAGAAAGAAGTAAATGAAAAAAATATCTAAAATTTTATTTACACTGGGTCTAGTATTAGTATTAGGCTCAGTGTCTTTAAATATTTATACGAAGTATAAACAAGAACAAGCTAAAAATAACTTTACACAAAAAATTAATGAAGAAGATAATGAGAATATGGAGATCAATCTTGGTGATGAAATTGGATTAATTGATATACCAAGCGTTAATATAAGCTCAGTTATAGTAAGCGGAACTGGAAAAGAGCAAATAAGATATTATGTAGGACATTTTGAAGATACTCCTATGCCAGGAGAAAATGGGAATTTTTGTATAGCTGGACATAGTAGTACAGTTTATAATAATGTTTTTAACAATTTAAAAAAGATAAAATTAAATGATGAAATAAAAATAACAACTTCAAAGGGTGAATTTACTTATATAGTAAGCGATATTTTTGAGACAGAGCCAACCAATATGAGTGTTTTAAATCAAGATAATGATTTAAAAGAATTAACTATTGTTACTTGTACTAATCAAGGAAAAGATAGGTTGATAGTAAAAGGAATTTTAAAGTAAGTAGGAGACAATCATGAAATTAAAAAAATGCTTAATAAATACGTGCGCATTAATATCAATGATGACAATGATAGGATGTTCAAATAATGATACTAAAGAAAATGATACAGTTGAAGCAGAAAATAAAACTTATGGTGATGATTCTATAGTAATTGCAACATCAGTTGCAGTTACGGAAATACTAGATGAATTAGGAGTTAAGATAAGTGGAGTGCCAAAAACATCATATGAATTACCAGAAAGTACAAAAGATGCTGTTGAAGTTGGAACTCCAATGAATCCAGACTTAGAGATAATAAAATCATTAAATCCAGACCTTGTGGTATCAGTAGATACTTTAGGTCAAGATTTTATAGACAATTTTACTGAAAATAATATACCAAGTGAATTTGTGAATTTAAGTAGTTATGAAGGATTAAAAGAAAGTATAGTTACTTTAGGAAATAAATTTGATAAAGTTGATAAAGCTAATGAAATATTAGATGAATTAACAGCAAAAGAAGAAAACTTAAAATCAAAGTTTGAAAATGAAGAAAAGCCAAGAGTTTTAGTTATATTTGGAGCTCCAGGAACAATGATGTTAGGAACTAGTAAATCTTATGTAGGAAATCTAGTAGATTTAGCAGGTGGAGATAATGTATTAGAAGATGCAAATTCTTCATTTGTACAAATTAATAAAGAAGAATTATTAAATTTAAATCCAGATAAAATTGTGGTAATGACACATGCAGACCCAGAAACAACAAAAGCTCAAGTTCAAGAAACTTTAGAGACTGATACTGCATGGAAGAATTTAGAAGCTGTAAAAAATGGCGAAGTAGTATACTTAGAAAATGATTATTTTGGAATGAGCGCAAATTTAAAGGTAATAGAGGCATTAGATATTATGCATGATATTCTTTATTAAGAAAATGAGGTTATAGACATGAATATAGATTCTAAACGAAAAAAACATCTATTGATGCTGCTATCTATTGTAGTAGTTTTAATATTATTTTTATTATCTATTAATTTAGGAAGTATTAAGCTAGAAATTAGTGAACTTTTAAAGGGATTATTATTTAATAGCAATGATCCTAAAATAAATATAATAAGAGATATAAGGATACCAAGGGTATTAGCTGCAATTATAATAGGTGGTAATTTGGCAGTATCAGGGGTACTATTACAAGCAATAATAAGAAATCCATTAGCAGAGCCATCTATCGTAGGTATATCATCTGGAGCATCTTTAGTATCGGTGATTATATTATTGTTTTTACCAAAGTTAAATTATATAAGACCATTATTTGGATTTATAGGTGGATTAATAGGGTGTATGATGGTATTTCTATTAGCATATAAAAAAAATTTATCTCCTATAAGGATTGTACTAGCTGGAGTAGCAGTTAATGCTATGCTTACAGCTCTAACAAATATAACTACTCAGTTTGGAGCAGGTGCAGTAAGTAGTATACAAAGTTGGTTAACAGGAAGCTTAGCTAATATAACATGGATGGATATAAAGTTACTACTAGTATATTCTATATTTGGATATATTGGAGCATTTTTACTTTATAAATCATGTGATTTAATTTCTCTTGGAGAAAAAAATGCAAAGAGTTTAGGATTAAATTATGATTTACATACCATATTAATATGTATTGTAGCAGTATTTTTAAGTTCGACAGCTACATCTATAGGAGGTATAATTGCATTTGTTGGTCTTATTGTTCCACATATATGTAGGATTATAATTGGATCTTCGCATAAATATTTAATACCATTTAGTACCATTATAGGAGGGATGCTTCTTTTAATAGCCGATACTATAGGTAGAATATGCTTTAATCCTTTAGAAATTCCAGTAGGGGTAGTTATGGCTGTAATTGGAGGTCCTGTATTCTTATATTTACTTAGAAGGAGCGGAATTTAATGATATTAGGTAAAAATATAGAATTTTCGTACAATGAAGATAAAGATTTTATAAAAGAATTAAATATAACTATTCCAAAAGGCAAAATCACTACTATATTAGGCCCAAATGGAAGTGGTAAATCTACATTACTTAGCTTATTATGTGGAGTTAACAAAGTTAAAAATGGTGAGATATTAATTGATAATTTAAACATTAATAAGATGAAATTTAAAGATATAGCTAGAAAAGTCGCAACTGTGCATCAACAAAACTCTGTTCCACAAGATATAAGTGTAGGAGATTTAATTTCATATGGAAGAATACCTCATAAGAAGCTTTTTGAAAAAGAAAATCAAAAAGACGTAGAAATAATAGAGTGGGCTATTGAATGTACTAATATAAATAAATATAAAGATTATAAGGTTATGGATTTATCAGGAGGCGAAAGACAAAGAGTTTTTATATCAATGGCCTTAGCTCAAATGCCAGAAGTTCTTTTTCTAGATGAGCCTACAACTTACTTAGACATATATCATCAAATAGAAATTTTAGAGTTAGTTAAAAAAATTAATAAGGATCTTAATATGACAATTGTCATGGTACTACATGATATAAACCAGGCTATAAAATATAGTGATAATATAATAGTAATGAAAGAAGGTAAGTTAATAAATTCTGGAGATGCTAAAAATATAATAACCAAAGAATTGCTTAAAGAAGTTTATAAAGTAGATGGAATAATAAATACAATAGAAAATGAAACTTACTTTATACCTACTAAATCTTTTACAGCTTAAAAAAAATATAAAAATTTATAAAAAATCTAAATATATTTAAAATTAAATTTTGAAATAAGTATAAAATATTAATTGAAAATGAAAATAAGTATCAATTAATAGGATTGGAAAATGAAAAATAGAAATAATGTAAAATTAATTTTAGATATAGTAATGGCTGTATTATTTATAACTTTTTTCAAAAAGAATTTAACAAGTTTTAGATTCCATATAATAAGTGGATTAGTGTTTGGAGTATTTATATTATCGCACTTAATATTAAATAGAAAATGGATAGTAAATATAAGTAAAAGATTATTTGATAAAAGTATAAAAATTAGAACAAAGATATCTTATATATTAAGTGTAATATTATTAATATCAATAATATCAATAATAGCAAGTGGTATGTTGATAATGAAGTCTAAAACTTATGATAGAGTAATGTTTTGGAAGATGCTTCACTTTGGGGCTTCTTACTTATCATTAGGATTAATAGGTATTCATATAGGTATGTATTGGAACTGGGTAATTAATATGTTTAAAAAAACTATTAAATTTAAATCTAATAATATAAGTAAGAGTATATCAACTATAATTGTATTAGTTATATTAATCTTTGGATCTTACACAATATACAAAGAGAATTATTTTAGCAAAACTTATTCATGCTTAAAATATGTTGCTGAACATATACAGCCTGAAGATATAGAATCAAATGGTAATTATTATGGTGAATTAGAAAAGCCTTCATTTATACAGGTAGCAACTACATATGGTTCTATA encodes:
- the isdE gene encoding heme ABC transporter substrate-binding protein IsdE; the protein is MKLKKCLINTCALISMMTMIGCSNNDTKENDTVEAENKTYGDDSIVIATSVAVTEILDELGVKISGVPKTSYELPESTKDAVEVGTPMNPDLEIIKSLNPDLVVSVDTLGQDFIDNFTENNIPSEFVNLSSYEGLKESIVTLGNKFDKVDKANEILDELTAKEENLKSKFENEEKPRVLVIFGAPGTMMLGTSKSYVGNLVDLAGGDNVLEDANSSFVQINKEELLNLNPDKIVVMTHADPETTKAQVQETLETDTAWKNLEAVKNGEVVYLENDYFGMSANLKVIEALDIMHDILY
- a CDS encoding ABC transporter ATP-binding protein — protein: MILGKNIEFSYNEDKDFIKELNITIPKGKITTILGPNGSGKSTLLSLLCGVNKVKNGEILIDNLNINKMKFKDIARKVATVHQQNSVPQDISVGDLISYGRIPHKKLFEKENQKDVEIIEWAIECTNINKYKDYKVMDLSGGERQRVFISMALAQMPEVLFLDEPTTYLDIYHQIEILELVKKINKDLNMTIVMVLHDINQAIKYSDNIIVMKEGKLINSGDAKNIITKELLKEVYKVDGIINTIENETYFIPTKSFTA
- a CDS encoding class D sortase; this encodes MKKISKILFTLGLVLVLGSVSLNIYTKYKQEQAKNNFTQKINEEDNENMEINLGDEIGLIDIPSVNISSVIVSGTGKEQIRYYVGHFEDTPMPGENGNFCIAGHSSTVYNNVFNNLKKIKLNDEIKITTSKGEFTYIVSDIFETEPTNMSVLNQDNDLKELTIVTCTNQGKDRLIVKGILK
- a CDS encoding FecCD family ABC transporter permease, with the protein product MNIDSKRKKHLLMLLSIVVVLILFLLSINLGSIKLEISELLKGLLFNSNDPKINIIRDIRIPRVLAAIIIGGNLAVSGVLLQAIIRNPLAEPSIVGISSGASLVSVIILLFLPKLNYIRPLFGFIGGLIGCMMVFLLAYKKNLSPIRIVLAGVAVNAMLTALTNITTQFGAGAVSSIQSWLTGSLANITWMDIKLLLVYSIFGYIGAFLLYKSCDLISLGEKNAKSLGLNYDLHTILICIVAVFLSSTATSIGGIIAFVGLIVPHICRIIIGSSHKYLIPFSTIIGGMLLLIADTIGRICFNPLEIPVGVVMAVIGGPVFLYLLRRSGI
- a CDS encoding NEAT domain-containing protein, which codes for MKSFKYISKSKISKLFSLFLIGIMALTSNFAYADNNNEIASGIYTLANETKYLDGNEIGDSMARSYTDENMTLEKRDGKIYYTVGLSGAQYMDNHRIFINDESVEFEKVEENSEEGTIKLRFEVTSPDDNILIQMYVDAMGRDVEYQLIPNLDSLELVEAFEESTPEETKEVETSSEDTESENTETQVKESSQNNSSNVMIIGVVVILAIVIIFVLFKRKK
- a CDS encoding NEAT domain-containing protein, encoding MIFRKKALKTTAAAIAMFSMVVTGSMSYVHADGNLNGGSIAVERALEDNSYTVKNKIEYVKDGEIITSGHGYQSLRDALSENTVIEVKNNKIYMTLEFTESNYTLIDNIVITVDGTDYKLEKSDDRKYTVELNSVDSDIKLNYDVNVPIPNVTPHNFTVNVKLVDAPELEEVTSYTLKNKIEYVKDGEIITSGHGYQSLRDSLSEDALIEVKNNKTYMTLEFTESNYALIDNVVITVDGTDYKLEKSDDRKYTVEINGVDSDIKLNYDVNVPVPNVPPHNFTVNVKLVDTPEVEQPETEQKPETEQKPETEQKPETEQKPETEQKPETEQTDKIKNGTYTVSNKVEYVGDGNSEIGNQMARNAVAEESKLVVKDGKITATLNFTADLYEYISNFRVSVDGKNVTVNVDKTNKSISFEMPSIDSEVIVTMNVSMMGRDVSFKTIFDKSTLEYGDNATNNENTNNGNTNNGNTNNNTSNNGNTNNNTNNSTDSETKVESTVKKGKLYTIQNTVSHSSETGKQMARKYLNSTSKVEIVDGETYVTLTFTGASFMQNHAIYVNGSKVSHTVVSKSRDGISLRFKVSELSDSIKVGMYVIPMSRNIEFGVNLLEDTLTFVKDFDLNADGSLPQTGSAIDSSVVMGAGAMMMAAGVLGRRKRK
- a CDS encoding DUF4405 domain-containing protein, with the protein product MKNRNNVKLILDIVMAVLFITFFKKNLTSFRFHIISGLVFGVFILSHLILNRKWIVNISKRLFDKSIKIRTKISYILSVILLISIISIIASGMLIMKSKTYDRVMFWKMLHFGASYLSLGLIGIHIGMYWNWVINMFKKTIKFKSNNISKSISTIIVLVILIFGSYTIYKENYFSKTYSCLKYVAEHIQPEDIESNGNYYGELEKPSFIQVATTYGSIISIFSIVAYYGDKRFKKTNSKKINTTENIA